The DNA window CATTTGTCTGCACGGTTCCTTGGGTTTGTTTGGCAGAAGCACTCTGGCCATGAGTTTGTGTAGAAAGATTCTGGATGGATGCGCTTGTGGGGACCACCAAAGTGTGTGTTGAACATAACCTGCCTGACCCGCTCCTCAAAACGAGCGGTGCGACCTTCCTCCCTGTCCATGAATATGGGAGCTAGGGACTTCCTGTTTGGTGTGATTGTTGTCCGGAAACCATAGTATAGGCGGTGGCCCATGAGGTTGTTTGCAAAGTTGCTCGGGCCATCATATGTAGGAATAAAAATGTCCGACAGGAGACAGACCATGTAATCAACTGCAGAACCAGCGAGCCCTCGGGTATTTTCTTCCAGCTTTCCAGGACCAACAGTGTTGTGGTTTTCTAAGCGTGGAAACAAGTCCTTAAATGGCTTCATGAATCGTTTCCCACCAAAGAGGTCGCCAGAAGCCAGGTAGATTCTTGTTTTATTGTCAAATCCAATGGAACGAAGAATAAGACCTACCTGTACATTAACAGAATATAACATGAAATTGTTTTGGTTATCTACAGttctttaatttaaaaaaaaaatgccaggTAGTATGTTTCACTGCATTCCCACAATTTTTCCAGCTTTACcatagaaacaaaattttcctaCACTATCTAAATATCTGTGCTTGGCTACGGATAAAAATGAACTATGCGCATGCTAGCACTGTTTGGAACAAGTTAATTGTGAGatttttcaaacaatttcATCTCTATAGATGGCTTTGCATGGTAAACTTGCATTCTAGAGctgaaataatatatgaataatatgtAGAATGATCTATTTTTAACAGTAAAGGACATGGAgtagttggtaaaaaaaagtcatcatAGGAGATagggtggcagattcaccaccaccattgccTTCTTTAAAGGAGTGTAGATATGCCTCAACCTATCCTTCCAATAATCAAATACTCTATCAAAAGACCTAATTCCTTGTAGGATTACAGAACAGTATATGGCATTCAAAGTACCATGTTAATGAGAACTGCAGGTTTGCCCCTTATCTTTCTGAGGTAACTACACCTAACATCAAAACAGAATAAAGAGGTATGATGTAGAAAGATTCCAGATATTGTTTTGGTGGAAGGATAGAACTAGCATAACACAGAAGTATTTCAGAGAACAGCATGTTGCTTAAGGTATTAGGAATTCAAGTCTGTTGTggagatggtaaaaaaaacattggcaggcaaaaaaaaaaggtctgATACCACACTGGAAGCAACTCATCATCATTAATTTGGATAcacaacaataaataaaaatatattaacgctttatatatatactactaacAGGTGTAGTTATTCCCTTCATGTCTAAGATGCAAAAGCACATACTCTATACATAGTTACATCATTCATATGGGATTTAACGATATTTGTGCTTTCTGTTGGGTAAGATTAGAAACAGCTATGGatgtgtttctgcaccttaggcGTGAAGGAAGTAACTATACCTGATAGTAGGTTCtaattttccatatatatatatatagagagagagagaggagggggtcAGTACCTCTTCTGGAGTTAAAGGGCATTTTCCAATGAGCCTTCTTTCCCTATAAACAAGTTGCTTTTCTGCAAAATTTTCCTTGCGGTACTTGATCAGAATTTTCTGTTCTTGAGGTGTGAATATATCAAAGCACctgaaattttcattttggaAATAAGTAAGGTGGCATGTCTAACAATGCACGGTAATGATATGCAGCACAATAACCAGTATcatgaattaaattttttacgtACAAGACCTTGACAATAGGGAAAATAGTTGATCAGCTATCAAACTGAACTAAATTGCAGATGGATAAATAGGTTTAGTTTGAATGAAAGAACTGAGCAGGATTAAAGACTGCAAAGGATCATGATCACAATGTAGTTTGtttaatgacaaattaataatatgttaacTATTAATGACTAAATGTAAAGATTTCCAAGTGAGACTCTTGTTATCTCTTCTGAAGACTTCTGCTAAGCATGCGCTGAAATAAAGTGTACAGCAACCCATTTATCCATGGACAGACTCATAGAAAGCATTTACAACTCCAACCAAAACCCAAAGTGACACTTCTAGGCATGAACGAAGCAGGATGCAATTTATTCAGCATTCATGCAAGTACACACAATAGTTTAGCCAATGTACTACCCACTTACCCAGCAAATGCAAGCATATCCATCTCAAACCGAAGGTGAATTGACATGAAATGACCTTCTGAACGGAGCTTATTTACTATCTCATTGCTAGTTTTCATGATATGAGGTTTGAATCGTAGTGCATGATAATTCACCCTGCATCTCAATCTCTGGAGCTCTGGATCATCAATATCTTCTGCCAGGCGGTGTGAAAATGGAGTTAAATATATAGCTCCATATTTCTTCATCTTCTCCAAAGCAACTGCTGTATACCACGTAACTGGCGCATCTCGAGGTGGTCGAATCTGCTAGGAAATAAGAGTATTTATGATGCAGTATATCTCTAGACAAAGTGATTTTGTTAGAGAGCTCATGACTTATTCACCTGATGGGCTTTGAGCTTCTTGGTCTTTCCATTTGTAGTAATTTCTGGAATACTCATAACAATACGAAcatcatattttaatgtcTTGATGAAGTGGGGGACATCATAAATACCTAGAAAACCACTGGGTGCATATATAAATGCAATAGTAAGTGATTAATCAAGAATCAATTATTAAACAACATTCAATATAAACAAGTTTACAAACAATGCAATTTGACATACAAAGTCTATTGAAAGTAAATGTGGAGCATGGGAGCTCATTATCTTTACAAAAGAATGCCTTGTAAGAAAAGCAGCTTACTATAACTTTATCAATTCCATTGCCTGATCATTATTATCAGTTGGAAGCAATCAACAATTTTAGTATGAGAATGTGCAGGAGAATTACTTATGTCTGCactaaaggaaaaaataatagttcAGTCCAATAGCATGTCACAGCAATAGATAGAACCAACTTTGAGTAAAAGCTATTTTCATGTTTACATCTTTACCATGGCATCAGTACGATAGCTGTGATAGGAGCTCAATGAAATTACAAACTTATGTACCACATGTTCCTATAGAACATAATAATATCTCCACAGAAAGCACATGACACTAGTATAATCATCTCTAAAATGGGGCAAGTTTCTATCAACCATACTTCCAGAACAATTTGAGGCAATATACTGGGACATTGTTTACACAAAGCTTCCTAAGATAGATATTAATTTTCCATAAGCAGATTATAACCTTTCCAGAATGGCAACATTATGAATACTAACTGTGCAAATTTCTCCATATAGAATGGGctaaatatttgaaaacaCATTTTGATTGCACAAATGCATTTATAGGAAGATATTTAGCATTTTTAACTATGGTCTTTTCAGTATCCCATCAGCTAAGCTGCTAATTATCAGTCAATTAcctaactaaaaatattaccaGCGAATTAGCCTAAATGGCACCAGCTACATGGAAATTATTGGTTCCAATATCAAAATGTGAATTTAACACAGATCAGTAATAAAAACATGGCAATCAACTCATGCAACCATAGAAATATGTCTGAGGAATAACATAATTAAAATGTGGTTGAACCAATAGAGCAGTAGTTGCATtgtttatcataaaaaattcaGGAATAAACTCGTAGAAAATGTTTTACATAACACTACTTGCAGGACATCAGACTTCACAAAGGACACGTGGTTTCTTCCAAGCCAAACATTAAATAGCATTCACCTATGAAAAATCATTACAAACAAAAGAGATACCTCTCATCGTGCCAAAAAGAATTTGTGTCTAGCTCCGGCAGCACTAGCGTAGCATTCATTATTCGTGCAGCAACAACAGCATTGCATATCTACAAAAAAACAGGGTGATAGCAAGATTAATTTCCTTCAATTATATTACCAAGAATAACATGAAATTTGCATGTGAAATGGAATATACTGCTTCAGAGACAGTGAGAATCTCTTGTGTTCATCATACCGCACTACGTTGTTGGTTCAAGCCACCATTGCACCGAACACGTAGGTAACCATTCGTCTCAGATTCATTTGGTGGGGCTGCAGGTAGAAATATGACTTCAGCAGATCCACTTTAACATTACTAATAAGTAATAACTTCTAGAGAGGTCACAGAGACAAACATACGAGGCCAATAGGAACGTGGTGCAGAAGATGCTCTCCAACCATTTGAATCTGCAGTTCTCCACAGCTTAGTTACATCAACATCCTTGAGTAATAGCACTAATGTCAGTCAGAAATTTGAATGTGGACCTAAATAAGAAttgtaaaaacaaaacacattACAGTGGTAACATGGTTATCCATGTATTTAGCACATATCGGTGtagctaaaaaaatgaatgtgcATTTATTCAAGATCATCACTTCCTTTGAGAGCTATTGTCTTTTCTTCAGATAAAACCTTGGCTAATTGGACAATTGAATTTAGGACTAACTATTTTCCTAGAAAAGGTGCAATTCCATTTCTACCTACTAATTAGATGCATGCATCATCTCCAACCGTAATCCATTCATGGAGcataaattgatttttcaGCGAAGTCTGAAGGAAGAAAATGAATGgtcataaatatatgaaaaaacattatttgttttcaatatattattttccatCAATTAGAATATTGTGAAATACAATACTTGTCCAGTTGGCAACTGGAAATTGCATCCAGTTCATACTATGCAACTAATCATTTCCACAGGAAGGTGCAATTGCACTTaactataatatttaaatgcaTCTGTGTTATCCCAGTCATGCAATTCTAAACTGCAGTTGAGTGAGGCATCAAAGGGATCAACAAGGGGAAATTCTAATGATAGTTTTGTTGTAGCCCTAATCATTACTCCGACATTGCACTTTTCACAGGCTCAAGATTGTTAACATATTGGACCCCTCAGTGGTTTGGTTTTTATCCACCACAACAAATCACTTGTTTTTCTCCTCGTTGTTGTAAGTAAAGAACACTATTGTGACCATTTCGTTGTCACTAAGAAAgtccaaaataaaagatatataatttcatatacaCATGTGATGAGAGGTCAAGCCATCTACATGAATCAAGTGTAAGCCAACACCATCTGCTGTTTTATTGGTAATCTCAATCTGCACAACTTAAAGGGTTTATGTGCAAATCATAAACCACTGCAAACAGTATACTCTAAAACAAATGAACTAAAATATGGTTTGAGGTACAACAGTTATGGCAACTCGCATGGAAATTATTGCAGGTTATCAAAATCTTATCACGAGCTCCGAATTAATTCAATCAACTTACTGCTCCCTAGTATCCAACAGGTTAATTCCTTCTTTCATCTTCAAAcataggattaaaaaaaaggttataAAAGGGCTTGTTCACGCTCAAGAGGATGTtcttagtaataaatatacCCAATTCGGTACTCCTACTAACTTCCCTAAGAAACTACTTATGCTACGAAACAGGCACTGTTCCAGTGTTGTGGCAAGCTGCGAGATTGCCCAGTATCACCACCTGGAGAGATCCTTATCCTTATCTTACTCCATTTTTGAGAGGTGCCCCCGAGTCCAGCAAGATCGAACAGTACAGCACACACGGAACTGGAAAGAGGTGCGCCACACACACCCACCTGGACTCTGTACGAGGAGCGGGCAAGGCCGAGgcccgcggaggaggagcagagCCAGACGGTGCCGGCCACCAGACCCACCACCGCGACCCACAGCCTCGctggcccccgccgccgccgctgctgcagcAACGCCTCCCCGTGgcccctgcgccgccgcgacccaaaaccaaaaccacctaaataaatatatataaaaatgtatacATCAATCAAACGGGAGAGAATCGGGGGCGCTCACCTCCGCGGCATGGGGATCGCGGGGGGAGGGGGCGCGCTAGGGTTCGaggggcgggcgcggggaatCGAGGGCGCGAGAAGAGGCAATCAGATCTGGGAatcggggagggggaggggagtggagtggagtggcCGCGTGATCTCTACTCTCCGCCCGCCGCGTGTGCGTGCTGTGGGTGAAAATTCGATGATTTGACAAGTTTCATGAGTATGGCATATATATGGGATGTTTAGATCCCTACTGTGTTTTTTTAGGCTATGTAATGTTTGGATATTGATTAGAggtgttaaatatagattattaataaaatccatccTATACTCttgactatttcgcgagacgaatctattgagcctaattagtccatgattagcgaatatgatgctacagtaaacatttgctaatcgtggattaattaggcttaaaaaatttatctgatgaaataacctttatttatgcaattagttttgttgtcaatctatatttaatactcttaattaacgtccaaacattcgatgtgataagaaactataaaaaagtcaCTGAATCAGCCCCTAAATCATACAATCCCATACAagcgtaaaaaaaaatcaaatctccCGATGTTCGAGCCATAAACATTGGATATGTGGCTTTTCATTCAAATAGGTACTTCTTtcgtcttaaaataaatactcCTAGCAAACAATTAGATTACTTTGATAGCTTATTCGAGTCAATAAAAGTTGGCAATTACACCCCATACGAGACCTCAAAGGGAAATGCATCGACCGCATCGACAAGGTCACAATCATCTTTTCCCATAACATATGCTTCATCTTCCCCAGGAATTGCGATCTCAATTGGCAGGAACTGCACACCCTATCGACGAACCTATCATGCCTAGATAAGCCGTTCACAGAGGAAGAAATCTACAAGGCAATCAAGCAGATGCCTACAGATAAAGCCCCAGGCCCGGATGGTTACACGGGGAATTTCTTTAGGTCCTGTTGGGATATCATCAAGGAAGACATAATAGCAGTTTTCGACTCGACTAACAACCTAAGATGCATGCACCTGGGCCTCGTCAACTCGGCAAACATAGTGCTAATTCCATAGAAAGATGGGGCAGAGAAGATTACAGATTTTGGGCCCATTAGCCTAATCCACAGCATAGCAAAAATCCTCTCCAAGCTTCTGGCGCTGCGCCTAAGACCCCACATGCCAAACCTCGTTTCAGTCAACCAAAGTGCCTTCATTAAAGGAAGAAGTATCCACGACAACTTCATGTACGTCAGGAACCTGACGAGAAGATATCATAAAACGAGGCACCCGATGTTACTCTTTAAGCTAGACATAACGAAGGCCTTCGACCGGTAACATGGGACTACCTGCTATGTATGCTACAACACCATGGCTTCCCATAGAAATGGAGAGAATGGATCTCAGTCATCATGTCCACCTCCACTTCACAGGTGCTCCTGAATGGAAGcccaggagaaaaaaatacagcaCGGCAGAGGCCTCCGACAGGGTGATCCTCTATCACCGCTGCTGTTCATCATGGCGATTGACCCCCTTCAATGTCTCCTCCACAAGACAACAGACCTAAAATGCCTTATCCAGACTACGAGGCCGGGCAGCCCGCCTCAGGATATGTAACATACTAGATTTTTTCAGGGTAAATTTTTTgcgaaattatttttttaaaaaaaaagttttgttcTTCGTTCGTCGTTTCGGATCTTCTAAACTCTCCTATccctttcttttatctttttgttcGTCGCTGTCTACTCCCATATCAaccattaatttaatttattttttttccgttaACCCCAATATCAAACCGGcgctaccaaaaaaaaattcagaacaaTACCACATTCGCTCAAAATAGTCCGAATCCAAATCTcggatatttatatttcatccaAATATCGCAAATCTTCTAAATTCATCTCAAACAATAATTTCCCGAGTTCATTCGTTCCGATTCGTCGCCGATCTCGCACGAATCGCCATTTTGTGTATTCATCCAAtcaaatccatccatccgtccaGCCATTCATCCATTCACCCATCCAACTCTCTCTCGCTCCCACTTTCTTACTGTGGGCGCCAACGTCGGCGCCTTTGTGCCGACCTTGCCACGTAGCTGCTGTCATCGATGCAGCTCATCACGCCAGCGCCACGCGTCGCCATCGCATATGCGACTTCACCTCGAACCGACCTGAAGCAAGAGCTCAACCCAGTCATCACCTCTCCCTCGTCGTCATCCACTCGCCCACCGCCTCTTCTTTCTACCGCCTCTGCTCGCTGTCTTTCTTCTCCAGCCACCACCCACAGTGGAAGCAAGTCCTTGCCTCCCCTCActtctccttccccttccccctaGAACCAGCAAAGGCTGCATCACCGGAGCTACTATCGTCGGCGCAGTGGAACAATCGACCACGGTACAGCCATcaccaccatctcctccaAATTCATCACCCCAGCCACCCATCCACAAAATTGACGGTAAAAATGGGTTCACCACCTCCTCATgcccctttcccctctccttccccGGCGAATTCATCGCCGGAGTTCGCCGGCGTCGCTGCCGCCCCAACTGCTCTgttctgccgccgccggttgcaCGGTGCCGCATCGTTCCGCGTCGCCCCGCGCCCGGCCAGCAGCACCACCAGCACCGCCTCCTTCCCTTGAACCTCCCTAGACGCCGCGTCCGAGTCGGAGATCGCCggagcgccaccgccgcggcggcctccaCCGCCTGCCGCGGGTCACCGTCGCCAagcccgccggccgcctcccggccgccgccgcccatggGACGGGGTCGCTCGGACCCGTAGGTCGCGGATCCGGCCCCCCCTCCTTGGCCGGAGCcggcccctcccgccgccggcgccgtccactTGTTGGCCTCCTCCCCTGTGaacgagaaagaaagaagccaGAACGTGGAAAGaaggaggaaagagaaaaagaggaggaaaaaaaagaaaagaaaagaaaaataaaagaaaaataaatcaataaaagggagaaaaaaataaaatatttggagTCCAtcctaatttctttttctatccaaaataaatccaaaaattatccttttctccaaatttaaataattcctTGACTTTCAAATCCCGGATTTAAAATCCGAAACCATCATCCGATTCTTTGAGTCATTCCAAAATTTCGAAGGCATAACCCTAAATTATACCTAGGGTTACTATTCATccaaaaattcctaaaatccATTTGAAGCCTTTCAAACCCCTTTGAATCGTTAATCTATCCCTTTCAGCTCCAGTTTTGTCCtttctttatttgtttatttcgtttatttatagattttgtttataggcttatttggtttgtttttaattCGTGTGTGTGCGCGATAGATCAACCCGAAGCCGTCGACGACCCCGCAGGAGCTGACGTGGACCCTGAAGGCTACGTTGAAGCTTCAGAAGACCACGTTGTGCAAGGCAAGCCACGAAACCATCCTTTGATCATCTTGAGAACCTAAGTAGTGAAccacttagttattttatgcaCTATTTATTTGCAAAGTTATTCTGGCGTATTATTACTTTCAAATAATCATTTTACATTAGTTATTGCCCTGtacttaatttactattaGTCGATACCATAAATTACCATACCCTGTTCCCAGATAACCTAGGTATAGGTTGCACACTTCATTAGATTAATATTGTAGTGGATAATACCACCAAACTTCTATACGCATACATCGGTTATGCCCGTCGTCACATGATGACGCTATCGAGCTAcgtaaaatattgttttgatataaatcacTTGCCTTGAGTGATATGGAAGGTGATTCCGGGTGAAGGTTGTTGTTCTGGATATTATGACATGTATTACTGTGTTTATTTTATGCATGTGCTATGCTAATTTGGTTGCTTCCCCGGATATAAGGATAAAAACCCTCTTAAGCCATGGAAAATGATATAGTTTGCGCCCATCCACAGGACCGAGTAATCGGACTTAACCTAGTACATGGTCCCACTATACGAACGACTGTTAGAGGCTCTAGGAGCATATAGGAGTGGACATGTGGAAGGGGCCGCAGGCCAAGTtgacatgatctcacaacagtGGCACCCGTGAAAGCAGCGACCCTACTATGCCTTGCTTGTGGCCGAGCGAGTGCCCGACTGCTAGGACGGACGATATCCCACTGGGCGGTACTAGTAGTAAGTGGGACTAATGAACGGTTCCATTATCTCGACTCTGATCCAGTCGTGGTATCGTGTGGGTAACGCTGGGCAGACGCTGCAGAGTCGTATTGTATTCGAATACGCCGTGCTCCCGGTTAATGGAGATGTGTCATTGGGTGATTCCTATTTCTTATGGTATGAgtagattttataattaaaatctgGATTGGAATCAGATAAGAATGATGGTGGCCTTTTAAACCattgatttataaatgtttgcaaataaactgttttatgaaaataggaaaaaattatttataataggcTTGTTATCAACCAATCTTGATGAACCCTATATCCTTGTACTACTTGCATGTATTCTATTTGTATTCTTGGTTTGTGGTTTGTTGGGTACGTCAGTACTCACCCCTTGCATATAATGTGGTTCAGAGGAGCAGTTCTTCGCCGAAGAAGCGTCAAAAGGTGAAGAGTTCTTTTGTGGCGAGGAGTTCTTTTAGGTCGGCCTGCTCTCAGGCGTACCTGTGATGTTTAGTTGGGTtttgtgtttggttcttttgCTTGTAGGTTAGTCTGTTGTGTGAGTTTGGCCGTTTGGCCCCTAAAAGCTGTTGTAGTTGTCTCTTGTATGTTATTTCATGTAAATTATACCGGTATTGTAATTGAAGTCGTTCTGTTTATCAATCTGTGCACGATCAAAATCCTGGACGATCGTGGGTGGTTTCGGGATACCGAGCTCAAACTGGGTAtaccactgttcaacgttacaccacgttgcaacaggcccagaccgctgtcaaacgttacaccacgtagcgatagggtcaaccctctgtccaacgttaaaccacgttgcgacagacccaaaccactgccaacgttacaccacgttgtacaGGGTCAAACcggttccaagattaatccaattataaaaggttcaactaatcccagtgaatctgttagttcgcccaataaccgcgggcacggctattcgaatagttttactctgcagaggtgtacaactttacccacaagacatggcttccaagcatgttaccatgccccaacgtatcaccacgatacctcagtacgggaaccatgataagacctttcacctaaccctccctagacaatcgcaccacacttcaagtttcaccccctcctttacaccaagtcaggcagtcccctcttgtgtcttggtgaatccggaagtagcagaggctttcgttacaccacgattgtccgtccatactccatcacgcccacccttgccttggtacgttgaatagggacaagctagattacgagtctcaccgttgcccattctggcttgtggttagtacgtgtaagacttacAGGGTTTTCTGagaaccagtccttaattgccatggacacgactttcaaaaccatgcacccacaacccaccataagcaatattttagttattattaatccacaacgggaAATTAgccatgatcacaaccattaaggTTTATCAAgtctaacaaataattaaataagaattagtgagctagttgaactaagcatggctaagcattgactgtcacacccggagttttatcctaagcctaaaatcgtaaaaagaaattcgtaaatgataattggcttaatcaactcaggaaaaatccctctaaaaggacttaatctaattaaatcgaggttcacaaatcgattaactggatttaaactcaaattgaagaagtataaaatttggccaagcaaattaatttaaaactcgacaaaagtggggctttcctttttccctccattttcctttctttttcccttccttctcaaattgggctgaagtccaattttcctcctctctctttttccttttctttttttctttttcccctcttcctccccgggccggcccagccgagccagcccacctctccctccaggccggcccagccgagacGGCCTTCCCCCCCGCGCGCGCACCCTCCTACCTTCGCCTgggtcgccagccgccggcccagctcgctcgcccgcctcggcccagcgccCACGCGCTGCCGAaatccgcctcgcctccctcgcccGGCCGGACCGAgcctgcgccgcgccgccgccgactccaactcctctgccgcaaccgccgccgccgaatccggctcgtcgccgactcggtctccttcgcaaccgccgccccgccctagccggcgccgccaccctataaaacccCTAACTCTCCGCCCGTCGCCACTTTTTGCCTCACCCGTGCACCACCGCTTCCTCGCCGCAGTTCGTCGGACGTCgcctcctacccgcgtcgccaccgccgcctcgacctcgccgaccttccgcc is part of the Oryza brachyantha chromosome 11, ObraRS2, whole genome shotgun sequence genome and encodes:
- the LOC102713031 gene encoding O-fucosyltransferase 1-like — translated: MPRRGHGEALLQQRRRRGPARLWVAVVGLVAGTVWLCSSSAGLGLARSSYRVQDVDVTKLWRTADSNGWRASSAPRSYWPPPPNESETNGYLRVRCNGGLNQQRSAICNAVVAARIMNATLVLPELDTNSFWHDESGFLGIYDVPHFIKTLKYDVRIVMSIPEITTNGKTKKLKAHQIRPPRDAPVTWYTAVALEKMKKYGAIYLTPFSHRLAEDIDDPELQRLRCRVNYHALRFKPHIMKTSNEIVNKLRSEGHFMSIHLRFEMDMLAFAGCFDIFTPQEQKILIKYRKENFAEKQLVYRERRLIGKCPLTPEEVGLILRSIGFDNKTRIYLASGDLFGGKRFMKPFKDLFPRLENHNTVGPGKLEENTRGLAGSAVDYMVCLLSDIFIPTYDGPSNFANNLMGHRLYYGFRTTITPNRKSLAPIFMDREEGRTARFEERVRQVMFNTHFGGPHKRIHPESFYTNSWPECFCQTNPRNRADKCPPDNIYEVLESEFQSVEGEEEREEVKASNQTDSTSQIEEAMV